The sequence TGCCGGTGATACAGAGTGTCGTTAACAGCTGATTAGTTTGTTCATTCTATTCCTGTTGGTGCAAGCATATTCTCCGTTAGCATAGCAGTGCGAACAAACAAAACGCTGGTCTGTTTTAGTTTTAGGCTGTAGCTTCTCACACAGAACTGTCATGCAGCGAGTGAAAAACTCATCAGCCATGccccttttttttcttctttttaaaaATCAGTGGTAGAGAACTCAAAGATCACATGGAAGGAAACAAAAAAGCAGACATGATAGGAATGCTACATGTTGGGTACACCAACATTTCCCATTGGTAGAAATAGTAACAGGACCTGGACGAGAATTCACCAACAAAACCCAGTAAATATATTAATCTGAAAGTTGAATGGGTTACACGATTCAAGAAATTCATCCACTTCATACTTGAAAGAGTCCAAGAACAGCCCAAGTGTAAGCCCAGCTTTCCAGTAATTAAACACGGTAATCATGTTCCCGATCCTACCGAGGAATGCAAAGGAGGCCCTATACATCAGCGCACCGATAACCTCCACGATGGCAACAGCAAGTCCGGCCGACAATATGTCCCAGTCACCCGTTTGCCCGATGACGGTAGCGAACGCGGTAGCGCAGTAGAACCCGATCAGAAAGAATAGGATCTTCACTGGCAACCCTCTCCTTGCTTTCTTCAGCTTGGCAGACAACTGGTTCCAGAATGAACGGATCGCGCTGAAGAGGCGAGTGCTGTTGCCTGATTGGTCACCGCTGTCGTCGGACATGGTTCTGATAGCCCATTGCACCTTCCTACATAAATAAATGAAACACACATAACAGGAGAAAATTAGAGGACTTAGTTAAGAATGGACGACAACCACTGCTCAAATCATACAATTAACAGTGTACTGACTGAAATTGCGCATTTACTGGGATTCTAGttctaaatttttctagtgaaggcGTGCAACTACAGATGTAACAAACAAATAAGCTACTGTGAAAACAATATGCATATGTGCACGCATCGAGCAATGCACAGACTTCGGAACTTACTCGATTTGGTTCCTGATCAGAAAACACCATGCTTATATGCATTCTCTAGACTATAAGAAATACCGCTGGACTTTGAAACTCAGTTGGGCGGTATGGTGTATATGAACCACATAGCTTTTCACCAGCGGATGATGAATGAATGAGACCGATTGCTAGGACTCCCCTCCCATGAAACATGCATCAAACACACTGATGGATCAGTACATTACATCCACATGATGCTGCTAACAGTTTCAGTTACGCAAACAAACCT is a genomic window of Zea mays cultivar B73 chromosome 5, Zm-B73-REFERENCE-NAM-5.0, whole genome shotgun sequence containing:
- the LOC110366353 gene encoding uncharacterized protein LOC110366353 gives rise to the protein MSTLPLCDGTANSPCWSECSGSRLAAARRVGREAAVSCRWEKPGTLCLLRAKSPSLRRHSRKVQWAIRTMSDDSGDQSGNSTRLFSAIRSFWNQLSAKLKKARRGLPVKILFFLIGFYCATAFATVIGQTGDWDILSAGLAVAIVEVIGALMYRASFAFLGRIGNMITVFNYWKAGLTLGLFLDSFKYEVDEFLESCNPFNFQINIFTGFCW